In Miscanthus floridulus cultivar M001 chromosome 5, ASM1932011v1, whole genome shotgun sequence, one genomic interval encodes:
- the LOC136450234 gene encoding GDSL esterase/lipase At1g28600-like, producing MPSSASARGGRGLLLPAAAAAVVVLLLDAVAPAAGCYPRVFSFGDSLADTGNYPFVYGNDSGAAALRPPYGETFFHRATGRASNGRLVVDFIADTLGLPFVRPYLSGRSAEDFACGANFAVGGATALSPDEIRARGFDKMGNQVGLDMEMEWFRDLLDLLCPGNLAGCSDMMNQSLFLVGEIGGNDYNFPLLSRVPLEKIRTITPSVVAKISSTISELIRLGAKNLVVPGNLPIGCVPDYLMIFKSDKEEDYQPQTGCLRWLNEFSQYHNKVLVEELKKLRKLHPGVTIIYADYFGAAMEIFLSPEQYGIEHPLVACCGGEGPYGVSPTSKCGFGEYKLCDNPEKYGSWDGFHPSESAYRAIATGLLLGSYTSPSIASTTTSCPQLMELGSSAEYKPLYDL from the exons ATGCCTTCCTCAGCCTCCGCGAGAGGAGGACGAGGGCTCCTCTtgccggcggctgcggcggcggttgTGGTGCTACTATTGGATGCAGTGGCGCCAGCGGCGGGTTGCTATCCGCGCGTGTTCAGCTTCGGGGACTCGCTGGCGGACACCGGCAACTACCCGTTCGTCTACGGCAACGACTCTGGCGCGGCCGCGCTCCGGCCACCCTACGGCGAGACCTTCTTCCACCGCGCCACCGGGCGCGCCTCCAATGGACGCCTCGTGGTCGACTTCATCG CGGACACGCTGGGCCTCCCGTTCGTGCGGCCGTATCTCAGCGGACGGAGCGCGGAGGACTTCGCGTGCGGGGCCAACTTCGCCGTGGGCGGCGCCACGGCGCTCAGCCCGGATGAAATCCGTGCAAGGGGTTTCGACAAAATGGGCAATCAAGTGGGCCTCGACATGGAGATGGAGTGGTTTCGCGATCTGCTCGACCTACTCTGCCCTGGCAACCTCGCCG GTTGCTCAGATATGATGAACCAATCTCTCTTCTTGGTTGGAGAAATCGGGGGCAATGACTACAACTTTCCTCTTCTTTCTAGAGTTCCCTTGGAGAAAATTCGCACCATCACTCCGAGTGTTGTTGCGAAAATTTCTTCTACAATCAGC GAATTGATTCGGCTAGGAGCCAAGAATCTTGTGGTTCCAGGAAACCTCCCTATTGGATGTGTCCCGGACTATCTGATGATATTCAAGAGTGATAAGGAAGAGGATTATCAACCACAGACAGGTTGTCTTAGGTGGTTGAACGAGTTCTCACAGTACCACAACAAGGTTCTTGTGGAGGAGCTTAAGAAGCTTCGCAAGCTCCATCCTGGAGTAACCATCATCTATGCGGATTACTTTGGAGCTGCTATGGAGATTTTCCTTTCCCCTGAACAATATG GGATCGAACATCCCCTAGTGGCTTGCTGCGGTGGAGAAGGACCCTATGGTGTGTCCCCAACTTCAAAATGTGGATTCGGAGAATATAAACTGTGCGATAACCCAGAAAAGTATGGATCATGGGATGGCTTCCATCCATCAGAATCTGCATACAGGGCCATTGCTACGGGCCTGCTACTAGGTTCCTACACAAGTCCGTCAATTGCTTCCACCACCACTTCATGTCCACAGCTTATGGAGCTCGGCTCTTCTGCTGAATACAAACCCCTCTACGACCTGTAA